From the Bacillota bacterium genome, one window contains:
- a CDS encoding RHS repeat-associated core domain-containing protein: protein RALACHVWGQRMSGNNPTPYGYKGQWGYYTDGETGLLLLTHRYLDPATGRFLTRDPIGMEGGINLYAYVGNSVITEADPTGQLRIPPWMRVGCKIVGTAAVCVEAAHIGYCIGKGYAIGQEVLDKYKNDKLAHCVAMCEVRRCAHVVASWIAGICKEAWDQVWLWDDDKWGPDDLQANHAGEQCAKQKGECLECCLKKYPPKVIAK, encoded by the coding sequence CGGGCTTTGGCATGCCACGTGTGGGGTCAGCGCATGTCTGGCAACAACCCGACACCATACGGCTACAAGGGGCAGTGGGGTTACTACACCGACGGGGAGACAGGTCTGCTGTTACTGACGCACCGTTACTTAGACCCCGCGACGGGGAGGTTCTTGACCAGAGACCCGATTGGGATGGAGGGGGGAATTAATCTGTATGCGTACGTGGGGAACTCAGTGATTACGGAGGCAGACCCCACAGGTCAGCTGCGAATACCTCCCTGGATGCGAGTAGGGTGCAAGATAGTAGGGACGGCAGCCGTGTGCGTTGAAGCAGCTCATATAGGCTATTGCATCGGAAAAGGTTACGCTATCGGTCAGGAGGTGCTCGACAAATACAAGAACGACAAACTGGCGCATTGCGTAGCCATGTGCGAAGTGCGTCGGTGTGCTCATGTCGTCGCCTCGTGGATAGCAGGCATCTGCAAGGAAGCGTGGGATCAGGTATGGCTATGGGACGATGATAAATGGGGCCCGGACGACCTGCAAGCGAATCACGCAGGGGAACAGTGCGCCAAGCAGAAAGGAGAGTGTCTCGAATGCTGCCTCAAGAAGTATCCTCCCAAGGTTATCGCGAAGTGA